The Anopheles maculipalpis chromosome 3RL, idAnoMacuDA_375_x, whole genome shotgun sequence genomic sequence GAAATACGAGACCTGGTACAAAGAGTAAAACAAATGGCATCGAGATCTGGGTTCTGAGATCTGCGATCTAAATTCCGGATCCTGGGATAAAAGATCTAGCACTCAGAATCCACGGGATCTGATACCTGAGACAAACAGTAAAGCAATCGATGAGCTTTAGTTTTATGTATTGCAAAGTCTCATGCGTGTGCCATTAATGCTAATAAAGAAATTCTAATATCCGGGATCCGAGATCTGGAATTCGGGTTTCAGGGTGCGTGATCTAGCATCAGGAATTCGCTTGATACTATATCTGGGACAAAGAGTTGAGCAAGCAGTATCTGGGATTCGTGGTCTGGAATCCGGGTTTCGGTATAATTTAGCATCTGGAATCCACGGACTATATGGGTCTTGGATGCCAAATCCCAAATCAACGATgtagatttatttattctttctcTCAGATCTCGTATTACGGGAATCCCAGATTCCAGATCTAGCAATCCGGATATTATTTATTCGGGTAGAACGGCTTGCTACCAAATTCCACATTCTAAAATTAACtgtaaaaacataataaaaaaaaaagaatacagataaaaatttgaaaagaatGAAGAATAGGGGCAGTATGTTGTTAGAGGTAATAGCGGTACCGATTTTTGCCGGGAAATTTTGAACCACGActttcaaatttttattcataaatgtCGGATCTTAGGCCCAGATCTCAATGGCTCCGTTAATAAGGAAACATCTTGTGCAATCTTTATACTTCTGGACCACTCGATCATCATGTTTCCTCGACGAAGGTCTTAatattgattgttttattttaacgaATAATTGTGAGAAACTTAAAAGCTCAAAGCGTGTTAaacattttatagcaaaagaaaaaaaggtcttCTTATCCGTTTACTGTTGTGGAAATTTCTTTCGCAGCGCATTGAACgggagagaaacaaaaatgtacaTGGTGAAACACTGCACCGCTCGCTGCCACAACAGTCAGATTCCTTCTTATTCGGCATGACGCAAACGTGCTAAGCGTGCCGTTAGCTCATCCTGCTCGGTGGAAGCTTGCGTTGAGGCACCGATCGCCACCGACGAAGGTCCCGATGGGAGCTCCATGTTGAGTTCAAGGCTGgaagaaacgaacaaaaagaaaaaccgaaaaTGGTAATATTAGGAGTGTTGTCTAGTTTTTTGGGGGAAGGGTGGGACAGTAATTTAGCATACCCAGCTTCATCAGCAACTCTCTGCATTAGCGATTCCACATCGTTCTGCGGTACGGCTGTCGTAGTCGTCTGCGACATGGTGTTCTCCATGTACGAACTCTGCACATCCAGATCCTCAAACTGTGACTCAAACTTATCCATCAGTCCGGATATTTTCTCCAGATTCATGCCCTTCATAGCCGCATCCATTGCCTTCACgacgccggccatcgagttGGTAACGTTGCGTGTCGTAAGAGCGGTCTGTACCCTGCTGGCCACCGCATCGACTCGCGCACTCATACGCAGATAGTTCAGCGATTGGCTCTTCTGTCGGATTGCATTTTCGGCATGGATCCGCGCCACCTCCGTGTTACCCTTCTGGATGGCTTTCTTTGTCTTCAGTATTTCGGCCTTCTCTTCCTTTTCGCATTTTTTGGCGTTCCGTTCGAGCTCTTTGACTGCAAATTTAAGATTAAACAAATGTTCTGCGGGATGGGGGGCTTGTGTTAAGGAAAAGTTGATTTTGTGCGGTGGGGCAACaatcacaaaaacacaatcgcTCGTTGAAAAGGATACTCTCCATAGCGGACATTTTGATGGCCGTTCCTTTAGTAGAACAAAGTTACAATACTACAAAtaacaagataaaaaaaacaggttgGAATTGCCTGGGAACCAGGAACTAATTTCTTAATTAACAAAGTTTTACGACCGCAAGGTTCTGTGGGTGAGTCACTTTCGGGATTTCGTATGTTTTCAATCGGACCTTGATGTAAACATTGACCCATCTGACAGCCTGTTTGACATGTAGCCGAATAAATGTCAACTCGGCATGGTGTCAGCTGTTTTGCTGCAGGGgcagtgtgtgttttgaaaaatgcaaaaagacccatattttttaaatatttacaaaaggGGAATGCggaatacaatttttttatataccgtaaaatttaatttgttataaactactgtttttttaattttatatacGTTTTTGATTAATAACATGCTTCTTTTGATTGTAACCGTATTTATGCTGCATGGGACAATAAACTGTCATTTGTACTACTCAACATAAAAAGTACTATTCACAGCAACAAAGCAAAGCCAAGGACAGAAACATCAAACCATAATTTCAGCAGTGCAAGTGGCTAATTGCATAGTCTAGAATCTTTTTCCGAAAACATTCAGAGTGCGATGAAAACTAACGAAGAAGGTACGAACAAATAGTCTTTTACATCACACTATTGCTGTTTGAAAACTTATCCTCCAACACTGCTTATCCCTCCGAACAGACGAGCAGGGCGAATTCATCGAATCGTCCCAGACACCAACGCTTCGATCGAAAATCCGCCAAAAGCGACCAAACTATTGTGAGTTATCCAAAGGAAAAGATATAAAAATGCCACCAAAACGCGTACCACGCGACAATCGTACCGTTTCCCAATGTATCCGTCGGGTGTGGAAAAATCGACGTAACAAACAGTCGTCTACTACgtccaagcagcagcagcagcagccagctgCTTGTGTAGCGAACGCTGAAACGTTCGCACGTTCGCTGCAAGAGACACCACCGAAAGTTGGTGGAATCGAACCAGTGCCTTCGATTAGTTTGTTTGCCCAGCAAGAGGATGCTTTGACACGATACATGAACAGTGAAGCGGCCAATGCACAGGTGGATGAACAATTGCAAAAGCTGTTGGATGGGTTTCAGGCGGAGTACAAGAAGGAATGTGCGACGATGAAAAGCTCACCCGTGCATGCGATGATGGAGGAGCATGAAGCTGGATCTTTGCATTCGATACTTTTGCCTGGCGCAAAATGTGAGAAAGTAGCGAAGATACAGGAGAACAAACAGCCAGCAGCATTTAGTCCACCGCAACCATTTATTAGTGAACAGTTTTTAGTACCAAACTTAAGCGAGGAGATAGCAAGATTGGAAGAAATGGTACAGTACGATGGCATGTCTCCTCTTCGGACTTGTTCAGTTACGGTAGAATCGATGGATACTCCGATCATTCCCATCGTTGAGTTAAGGGAAGAGATGCCACAAATGTTGGACAAAGTTCCCATAGTTACAAACAACGTTTACTTGGATTTGTCGGGACAGGAGAAAGGTTTTGTGTCAAAGAAGGTGATTCCAGCTAAGTTAGCTCAACCGAAGGCAGTAATAGATGACAACGAATGGCTAAATGTGAGAAAAAAACGTTCCCGTGCAACGTCACCGATCGTCTTCCAACAGCCGGATGATGTCCTCGAGCTACGCATGAAGCATCAACATCTAGCCCAACAGAAAGTGACCAATCCATCAATACTTTCGCACCGACCATTCGCTCGCAGTACATCGGATTGTAGCACACAGACAAGATTCCGACGTCGATATCGTAATGTcggcattcagcatcgtcccGTCACTTCACTTGATTTTACCGAACGTAACATGATCGTACTAGCGCAACGGTTCGAAGCAGACCCGATCATGCTGGAGCGCAAACTGAGACGTGTTGCGCAAACGGCTTGCGACCCAATCTGGCATGTACGTGATCTTTCTTCCGTGTTTACCGCAGCAGATCCGTACTTTGCGAACTTAAAACATTTCTTGTAAAATAGCAATTGCTTCTATTATCAAATTCACCTTTATTCCGGTTACGACGTGCTTTACCCTCTTAGAGGAAGAAAACTATCTGGAGGCTTGGAGAAAAGAAGTCCGGTGGAAAATAACTTCCAATCAAACTTTTCCTACCGTAATACAACGCATGATTTAAATATTGACACTCGCCTTCACTTCCGgttctgtctgtgtgtgtttgatacgCTAACTTATTAACATTTTCCCTCCCAATCTTTCTATTAACGATCACTAGAGTAACCAGTAACTTTCCGTTTTATCCTGTACTCTGCTTTTGCTTTAGCTACACCCCATCAACTAGTTTACGTAACTATGAATCTTTTAGAACTGTTACTCGTTCTAACCATGCCCTTCGTTCTATAAAACCTCCTAAATAATGCCTTTTCCTTTTCGATTTTGTTTCAGCTTTCTTACGTCACGcgctaaattaaataaattgaattcactACTATTTAAACGGAAACGCAAATGTGTTTCCTACCGCGTCACAGTATGTCTTCACAAACGGCGTACACTACACCACGGATAAGGAAAGAGGCTACGCATGatgttgaaatgaaatatCCGACAGTACGGTGCGATTGCTTTCTTCGACGCCGCTACTTAACATATCGTTGATAATCACAGTGTCCTCGTTGGAGGCtggaaaataaaggaaaagcgCATCACTGTTTTGTTCGCATGGACAGTGTTAATAGCATCTTAGCCAACAAgatctcacttctcactatagtgaatAGGTATTTCTCATCATAGTGAGAATTGAAATTTTGTCCGCTAAGTAGGGAATTTTAACCGTGCTGTTtacaacaaaaacgaaaaaaaaccgttttacGCCCTATCGGGTAGGCCATACATTTGGCAggggagtttttgttttaccggattgtacagcaacaaaaagccTCATCTTTCTCGAAAATTTCGAGCAAATGCAACGAGTAGATCAAAAGATACAAGCTTTACAATCCAAAAAATTGCTAATTCTCTTACCAAACGTATGGCTTACCTGGGTTGGGTGGTCATTGATGTAGAAAATAGGGTTAAACTACTCTGacgcttgtttttgtttacggttgctttttgtactttttcgAAAAGCTATTTTTACTTACATGAACAAACACCATTTTCGGCATCCACCGTTGCACAAGCGAGGCCAGCTCCGCCCTGCGCTGGCTTTCTACCCCTTCAGCTATCACATCTGCCTCACCGGTCGGTATTGTGGCGGGCACCGAATCGGTCGGGAATTTCACCGCTACTGGCTGAGTCCCGGGTATACCTGGTGCGGGGTTAGGTGTAGCAGTGGgctgaaaattttgatactCTAGCTGTAGTTCGGGTAACGGTTGCCAGCCAGCTTTCAGTGGGCACAGATTAAACAGCAGATCGTACGTGGAGTACGCAAATATCGATACGTTCAGCTAGAAAAAGAGGAGATAGATTTTCGGTTAGTTTGCGATTTGTATTGAGTTGAaattcccacacacacacacacacacacacgtacctgGCGATGGCCGGCAAACATGAAACTATCGGAACTGTTCAGTATTGCTTGCAGATGCAGTATTCTTCGCGTTGGATTCCGTAGCGTTACGCGTAACGTCATCGGTAACCTTACGTACATACGCTGTTCGATGTAGCAGTACAGATTTAGTGGTGGATCGATCACTTCTGCAAATATAAAGCCCAGGTTCCCACAAACGTTCATTAATTCGACCATTTCATTCGCCTCTCCTGCAGCTTCCCACCCCAGGAACAAAATCttacttctcactatagtgagaagagAGCTTTTATTTGCTAGTGGGTTACTATAGTACTTACCAATGCCGTTGATGATAAATTTCGATTCATTCACAACATTCGGTGTTCGTGAGCGGCACCACCGTACACAGTACACACCAAATACAGGCCATCCGGTACCGTTCGGTGCTACCGTGCTGGAAACGTTCGTGCCTGGCTCGGGTTTGTTGTAATGCGCATTAATAAACCCGTTCCGATCATTGTTCGTTAGCTGCACACAATCGAGCGTACGGTTAAAGATGGTTTTCGTTACATTCTTCCCAACTAAATCATCGCCACCACCGGTCAGATGGCCCGCTTTCGATGCATTCGATGATGATAAAGCAGACGAATCGTTTAGTGGTAGTGGTTTCACTTTGAAATCTTCCACACTTCCGGTGGATGTGGTCATGCTGGCGTTAACTCCTTTCGCTGACGATTGTGAAATGCCGTCACCGTCCGTGGTGGTATCAGCCAAGGCAGCATGTGAAGGATGATGGGTTAGTGATAGGTTCATCTGATTGGTTAGTTGCGCACTAGTGCTACCGATTATCGTTGCATTCGTCGGCAGTTTCGAGAGCAGGTTCTTGTTGTACTGCTGCTCCTCGATCGGTCGGTTCGCGGGCAGGGCCGTTGCTGCTCCGTCCGGTGAGCGTGATCGATTAAATACGAGCTGCGTGTCCTTCGAAAGAAAATTTCCGCGCGATACCCAATCCCGGGTACAGTTGCTTGCACTCAGTAGCTTCAAATCCTCGAACCGGGTGGCCGGCCGTAAACCACTGCCGCCGATGGGTTTTCCTCCTTGGTACTGTTTCTCCACTATATTATGATCCTGCGAAGAGAAAATTGACGTACTTTTAATACCGATTTATGATGGAATTAATAAGCAAACATTTCACACAACACTCACACTAATAAATTGCGTTTCGAGTATATCGATCGGATCGGGCGATTTAATCTCCATGTTAACGCGCAGCAAAAAATCTTCATTCCGGTACGCTCGCACCAGTGCTTCCCGGCTGAGCGTGTAGAACCGGCCGGTAAGTTTAATCTCCTCCACGCACGGTACCACCACCGTATCTTCCTTAATCTTGCGCACCATCTGCCCGTCGTCGTGCACAAACTCGATCTTTACGTTGTGATTGTTAACGTACTGTTGCAAACTTTTCTCATTTGCCAGCAGCTTTGCAAGGTCCTCCTTTTCACTGTTTGGCGTGGAGGGTGAATCGGCCGCACCATTGTTCCCGCTGAGTGTGGTTCCGCCTAGCGCGTCAACCACTTTGCTTTGGTGTAAATTTTCCATCTGATAGTACATTCTCTGCTTTAGCTCTATATTGCCCGCCACCAGGCTAGCGAGATAGTATGAAACGGTCGTGGAGGATTGCATCTGCAGCTCGCCGATGTCGATCTGGACGTGCGAGTGAATCTTTTGCAGCGGATGGTTAAGATCAGTTGTCAGAAATActggaaagaagagaaaattaGCATCATCATGCAGCATGATAGGGCTAGTGTTGTGTGTACTGAATAAGAGTGATTTTTCTAAAGAATGATTTGAATAAACTCttctaaaaaagttttttagtTACTCTTTTGGGATTCGAATCGCAGacagtttttaaaactcttttagGTTTCGAATCGACAtagagtttttaaaacttttttgggGTTTCGAAGCGCAGCAATTTAGTTTTGAGATAGGGGCTACCTTCTGCCTTGTTATAACGACTCCCAAAAGAGCTCCCAGAATTAAATCCCATTGTTATTCTCATCACTAGCTAGGACGTCTTCTCATCTAGTTACCATTGTTTCGTAGCAACTGTGGCACACTGATGCTCACACCGACGTTCTGTAGGCAGAGATCCGattggttgaaaattttcgTCGTCACCTGGTGGAATTCGTTCGTCAGcatcggttggttggttggtttggtctGTGATCCCAGATGGAAGCTGATTTtttaagaaatgaaaattatcataaaatttaCATATGCAGGAAACGACGCAAAAACACAAGTACTCACGTTGGAATGATGTAGCAGGAGCTTATAACGCCAATACTTTCCATACAATCCTTGTGCGGATTGTACGATTTAAACGCTTTGCTCGTATTGAGCTTCTCGCGCACCGATAGTACTGCGTGCGTCTTTTCCGATCCCATCTGCAACTCGAGCCGAAAGATGTGAACGTCTACACTCTCCGCAAACAGGCACCGATCACCGACAAACAATATACGATAGCATTTTTCCGGCTCGAGGATAAATTCTTCGATCGGTTTGGACGACGAATCGACGGCGATATTGTCGTCTGCGGGACCGGCGTATTCTGCGTACTGGACAGCATTAATTCGAACACTGCTTGACTTGAGGTCCGTCAGTagaatggaaaagtttttcaactTAAGTGGAACCTCGGTAAGCGAGCGGATGTACAGCAACAGCTGAAGTTTCTCATCGTTCTTGATCTGGCGCTTTTCGAAGGTTAGACGGCATTCGACCAGATCGTTCAAACGATCGAGATCCAGCTTGATCGGGGTGTTAAATGATGTGAGTGCCGATTGCCAGCTGCTGGAAAGTTCCGGTGCGATAAGGCTACTCGAAACGGGCGATACGCGCTAGGAAGATGAAAAGAAAGGGTAAGTAATAGAGCTGTAAGAATCTTATGAAGAGTCATTCATATGAATCTTAATTGAAGAAGAGTCATTCAAATCAAAAATTGACTCCCAAAAGATACGTGAATCTTGAATCCTTGAAGATTTATCCCTAGGAACaaaatctcacttctcactatagtgattAGGTACTTCTCATTATAGTGAACAGGCGCTTCTCACTATAGTTAGCAGTAACATTTTGTTCTTAATGCATCAAtcttgaaagaaaaattcgAATCTTTTAATGTTCATCGGATCTTTAAAGATACTGAAGAAAATTTGGAATCTGTGCATTAGAGATTCAGTATCATTCAACTGATTCACTCAAACTCATGAATGTGGATCAGGCTCTCGCAACACTAGTAAGTAAGCTTTAGATGAATTATTATAGAACTTTTGATAGAACTCGATACGTACGTGGAACACTTTCCAAAGATTTTCCAGTATCAGTATGCGTTCCTGCTTTTCCATGGCAATGCGCGGTGATAGGGCTTCGATGCTGCAGGCCACAAAATCCGGCACCGATGCGGACAGGTACGCCGAGTGAAGCGTTTTCAGTAGCACCTGCGTGAAGATTGTGTACCATTTGTCTACCCGGTAGTCGGTCAGCATAAGCGAGTACAGCGTCAGTGCTTTCGAGTGATCCCCGCTCTTCAGATACTCTTCGGCCATATCGATTGCCAGCTTCTTACGAAACCGTAAACACCGGTAAACCTTAAACTGCGCCATCGCTTTCCCGAGCAGGGCAATAATTTCGCCCGAATGGTTGTAGGCTTTCTCGTTTTCCTGCACTAGACATATAATTTGCTGCTCGGACACTGGTTCGCCCGTCTTGACGCTTCCACGGATGCCAAAAAAGTCACTGTAAAGTGCCGAATTGCTTATAGAGCCCAGTTCGGCCGGACCCGTCGTATCGAGCGCGGTACACTGGAGAAACGCCTCCTTGCGCATCCCAATGTATTCGGCCGCCTTGTGGAAGTAGATGCCCGGATGTTGCGTTTGGAGTGGCGCTAATCCATTCTTTACCGCATCGCAAAACAGCTCCGCAAACGCACTGTACTGTACGCTGAGCCAGGCGTAATGCTCGAACAGTAG encodes the following:
- the LOC126561377 gene encoding trafficking protein particle complex subunit 11, whose translation is MSLDASVLPSELLTTAAPLVGLSGLDVQRNAIHKTIWDAFNNAKKPDTESIQYKLLPPNYEFPVSKPKHQSYEWYTPKGILKRNWMLKHLHVLPAVVVLFQDLEWNDPKWTEKQLQCAATIQVLKNSLQGRNTRIAIALLQRGHYLQQGEDMLASERAAQLTSNCDINAKMLFVLPHNDHLMGHIFRLQSAFLELAQSYYTQLMKQIRLHRDQLTDAHTVLKIRHQFKLGFLSELKHDQSNALRHYRQTYTFLDDVRIVDTNCLELKTIAGFVNYKMCKLFFRLNAPKDSISQFKNHIHKYRPRTGFKELLFEHYAWLSVQYSAFAELFCDAVKNGLAPLQTQHPGIYFHKAAEYIGMRKEAFLQCTALDTTGPAELGSISNSALYSDFFGIRGSVKTGEPVSEQQIICLVQENEKAYNHSGEIIALLGKAMAQFKVYRCLRFRKKLAIDMAEEYLKSGDHSKALTLYSLMLTDYRVDKWYTIFTQVLLKTLHSAYLSASVPDFVACSIEALSPRIAMEKQERILILENLWKVFHRVSPVSSSLIAPELSSSWQSALTSFNTPIKLDLDRLNDLVECRLTFEKRQIKNDEKLQLLLYIRSLTEVPLKLKNFSILLTDLKSSSVRINAVQYAEYAGPADDNIAVDSSSKPIEEFILEPEKCYRILFVGDRCLFAESVDVHIFRLELQMGSEKTHAVLSVREKLNTSKAFKSYNPHKDCMESIGVISSCYIIPTFHLGSQTKPTNQPMLTNEFHQVTTKIFNQSDLCLQNVGVSISVPQLLRNNVFLTTDLNHPLQKIHSHVQIDIGELQMQSSTTVSYYLASLVAGNIELKQRMYYQMENLHQSKVVDALGGTTLSGNNGAADSPSTPNSEKEDLAKLLANEKSLQQYVNNHNVKIEFVHDDGQMVRKIKEDTVVVPCVEEIKLTGRFYTLSREALVRAYRNEDFLLRVNMEIKSPDPIDILETQFISDHNIVEKQYQGGKPIGGSGLRPATRFEDLKLLSASNCTRDWVSRGNFLSKDTQLVFNRSRSPDGAATALPANRPIEEQQYNKNLLSKLPTNATIIGSTSAQLTNQMNLSLTHHPSHAALADTTTDGDGISQSSAKGVNASMTTSTGSVEDFKVKPLPLNDSSALSSSNASKAGHLTGGGDDLVGKNVTKTIFNRTLDCVQLTNNDRNGFINAHYNKPEPGTNVSSTVAPNGTGWPVFGVYCVRWCRSRTPNVVNESKFIINGIEVIDPPLNLYCYIEQRMYVRLPMTLRVTLRNPTRRILHLQAILNSSDSFMFAGHRQLNVSIFAYSTYDLLFNLCPLKAGWQPLPELQLEYQNFQPTATPNPAPGIPGTQPVAVKFPTDSVPATIPTGEADVIAEGVESQRRAELASLVQRWMPKMVFVHPPTRTL
- the LOC126560879 gene encoding charged multivesicular body protein 1b-2 — its product is MLLIKNYCNFVLLKERPSKCPLWRVSFSTSDCVFVIVAPPHKINFSLTQAPHPAEHLFNLKFAVKELERNAKKCEKEEKAEILKTKKAIQKGNTEVARIHAENAIRQKSQSLNYLRMSARVDAVASRVQTALTTRNVTNSMAGVVKAMDAAMKGMNLEKISGLMDKFESQFEDLDVQSSYMENTMSQTTTTAVPQNDVESLMQRVADEAGLELNMELPSGPSSVAIGASTQASTEQDELTARLARLRHAE
- the LOC126562289 gene encoding uncharacterized protein LOC126562289, yielding MKTNEEDEQGEFIESSQTPTLRSKIRQKRPNYCELSKGKDIKMPPKRVPRDNRTVSQCIRRVWKNRRNKQSSTTSKQQQQQPAACVANAETFARSLQETPPKVGGIEPVPSISLFAQQEDALTRYMNSEAANAQVDEQLQKLLDGFQAEYKKECATMKSSPVHAMMEEHEAGSLHSILLPGAKCEKVAKIQENKQPAAFSPPQPFISEQFLVPNLSEEIARLEEMVQYDGMSPLRTCSVTVESMDTPIIPIVELREEMPQMLDKVPIVTNNVYLDLSGQEKGFVSKKVIPAKLAQPKAVIDDNEWLNVRKKRSRATSPIVFQQPDDVLELRMKHQHLAQQKVTNPSILSHRPFARSTSDCSTQTRFRRRYRNVGIQHRPVTSLDFTERNMIVLAQRFEADPIMLERKLRRVAQTACDPIWHVRDLSSVFTAADPYFANLKHFL